A genome region from uncultured Roseibium sp. includes the following:
- a CDS encoding FAD-binding oxidoreductase has product MPLQSADRSIEDLALELGPKTALLGADIPARNRTDWSFLPEAAPRAVFRPSSTEEISRILRTCSQAGIPVTPQGGMTGLCGGARPLDGGIALSMERMTGIEQIDPDGMTMTVRAGTPLETIQKAADEAGLFFALDLGARGSCAIGGNLSTNAGGNRVIRYGMARDLVLGLEVVLPDGTVLSMLNRMLKNNAGYDLKQLFVGAEGTLGVITRAVLRLHPKPGCVCAAMCVVNGYDNVLELLRTARQNLGPFLSAFEVMWADYWHQATERVPGGKAPVSIGEGTHVVLIEMQGLDEEVDGARFNAWLEQLFETGAIEDGAVAQTLSDMADFWGTRDAAAEFASPAVIGPHISFDIGLPIRRIEEFVTRSKSALLEQFGCHSVHYGHVGDGNIHIVAWVPGADPQPLPDVSRVVYGIVRELGGTVSAEHGIGLLKKPYLKHTRDEAQVDLMRRIKRSVDPDWILNTTKIFD; this is encoded by the coding sequence ATGCCGCTTCAGAGTGCCGATCGGTCCATCGAGGATCTTGCCCTGGAACTTGGTCCTAAAACCGCGCTTTTGGGGGCGGATATACCGGCTCGGAACCGGACCGACTGGAGTTTCCTGCCTGAGGCCGCACCGCGTGCCGTGTTCCGGCCCTCGTCGACAGAAGAGATCTCCAGGATTTTGCGGACCTGCAGCCAGGCGGGCATTCCCGTTACGCCTCAGGGTGGCATGACCGGCCTGTGCGGCGGCGCGCGGCCGCTCGATGGCGGTATCGCCCTGTCCATGGAGCGGATGACCGGGATCGAGCAAATCGACCCGGACGGCATGACGATGACCGTAAGGGCAGGCACGCCGCTTGAAACCATCCAGAAGGCAGCCGATGAAGCCGGCCTTTTCTTCGCCCTTGATCTTGGTGCCCGTGGCTCCTGTGCGATCGGCGGCAACCTGTCCACCAACGCCGGGGGCAACCGGGTGATCCGCTATGGCATGGCCCGCGATCTGGTGCTGGGTCTTGAGGTCGTCCTTCCCGACGGCACGGTTCTGTCCATGCTGAACAGGATGCTGAAGAACAATGCCGGCTATGACCTGAAGCAGCTATTTGTGGGGGCCGAGGGGACACTTGGGGTCATCACTCGTGCCGTCCTGCGACTGCATCCCAAGCCCGGCTGTGTCTGCGCCGCCATGTGTGTGGTCAATGGCTACGACAACGTCCTGGAACTGTTGCGGACCGCCCGTCAAAATCTGGGGCCCTTCCTGTCGGCGTTCGAGGTCATGTGGGCGGATTACTGGCATCAGGCCACGGAACGTGTGCCGGGGGGCAAGGCGCCCGTCTCGATCGGCGAGGGAACCCATGTGGTTCTCATTGAGATGCAGGGCCTCGACGAGGAGGTCGACGGCGCGCGTTTCAATGCCTGGCTGGAGCAGTTGTTCGAGACAGGCGCAATCGAGGACGGGGCGGTCGCACAGACCCTGTCCGACATGGCCGACTTCTGGGGCACGCGCGATGCGGCGGCGGAATTCGCCAGTCCGGCGGTGATCGGACCGCATATCTCCTTTGATATCGGCCTGCCGATCCGCCGGATCGAGGAATTCGTGACCCGGTCCAAATCGGCGCTGCTGGAACAGTTCGGCTGTCACTCGGTGCATTACGGCCATGTCGGCGACGGCAATATTCATATTGTCGCCTGGGTGCCCGGAGCCGATCCGCAGCCTCTGCCCGATGTCAGTCGCGTCGTTTACGGCATCGTTCGCGAACTGGGCGGAACGGTTTCCGCGGAGCATGGCATCGGCCTGCTCAAGAAACCCTACCTGAAACATACACGGGACGAGGCCCAGGTCGACCTGATGCGGAGGATCAAGCGCAGTGTCGATCCGGACTGGATCCTGAACACCACAAAGATTTTTGACTGA
- a CDS encoding chalcone isomerase family protein, with protein MQKRYSGTWNFRFLLVVTIVSVALMSPPGLVTARADLGAAANYVPSASLVGKGRLTFLGFKIFDAELYAPGGTYSPSRPFALKLTYLRNFKGRAIAKRSADEMRKLGASKGQLAKWTRQMEAIFPNVSKGQSITGVRTSSDKATFYLGNRKIGTISDPAFTRRFFSIWLGNRTGNPELRAKLVGAGS; from the coding sequence ATGCAAAAACGCTACTCAGGCACCTGGAATTTTCGATTTCTGCTCGTCGTCACCATCGTCTCGGTCGCCTTGATGTCGCCGCCGGGCCTGGTGACGGCACGGGCGGATCTTGGCGCGGCGGCAAATTATGTTCCCTCTGCAAGCCTGGTCGGCAAGGGACGCCTCACCTTCTTGGGCTTCAAGATCTTTGATGCCGAGCTTTACGCTCCGGGTGGAACCTATTCCCCCTCAAGGCCCTTCGCCTTGAAGCTGACCTATCTGCGCAACTTCAAAGGCCGTGCCATTGCCAAGAGGTCCGCCGACGAGATGCGCAAGCTGGGGGCATCGAAGGGACAACTGGCAAAATGGACCCGGCAGATGGAAGCGATTTTTCCGAACGTTTCCAAAGGTCAGTCCATCACAGGCGTAAGGACGTCATCGGACAAAGCCACCTTTTATCTCGGCAACCGAAAAATAGGCACGATTTCCGACCCGGCCTTCACCAGGCGTTTCTTTTCCATCTGGCTCGGAAACCGGACAGGGAACCCTGAACTGCGCGCCAAACTGGTCGGCGCGGGCTCGTGA